The following are encoded in a window of Longibacter salinarum genomic DNA:
- the argS gene encoding arginine--tRNA ligase: MKDYLRSTIRAVLDEYEAVPDDFEIELEKPAREEHGDLATNTAMRLASVLRNNPRAIAEDLTEKLREAVDPSRIQAIEVAGPGFINFRFASDHLLDSLAEVLDAGDNYGRTDLGAGESALVEYVSANPTGPLTVGHGRNAVLGDTIANLLDWAGYEVDREYYFNDAGRQMRVLAQSVRARYEEVAGDVDMKTLDLGDGETADVPVSFPDDGYLGEYIKNVAEALYEEHGDALLDEESLDPFQAKAEEIIFADIESTLERINVHMETFFNEKKLYEDDRVEKTVDALKDAGVTYEKDDALWFKTTDFGKDKDTVLIKSSGEPTYRTPDMAYHVDKFERGYDVIIDVLGADHIATYPDVLSALDVLGYDSKKVEIILYQFVTLVRGGEPVKMSTRRANYVTLDDLIDEVGADVTRFFFLMRSADTHLNFDLELAKEASDKNPVFYLQYAHARICSIVDKAEDVGFTFEDEVDLSLLTHEDETSLIKELLRFPTVIDQAAKARAPHFIPTYLREVASAFSQFYGSCRIIGEDKELATARMNLARATQTVIHNGLTVLGIDAPREM, translated from the coding sequence ATGAAGGATTACCTACGTTCCACCATCCGCGCCGTCCTCGATGAATACGAGGCCGTGCCGGACGACTTCGAGATCGAGCTAGAAAAGCCGGCCCGTGAAGAGCACGGCGACCTTGCGACGAACACAGCGATGCGGCTGGCCAGTGTGCTCCGTAATAACCCGCGCGCGATCGCGGAGGACCTGACCGAGAAGCTGCGCGAGGCCGTGGATCCATCCCGCATCCAGGCCATCGAGGTCGCTGGACCGGGGTTCATCAATTTCCGCTTCGCGAGCGACCACCTCCTGGACAGCCTCGCCGAGGTGCTCGACGCGGGCGACAACTACGGACGCACAGATCTTGGAGCCGGCGAATCGGCACTTGTTGAGTACGTCAGCGCCAACCCCACCGGACCGCTCACGGTCGGCCACGGCCGCAACGCGGTGCTCGGGGATACGATCGCCAACCTGCTCGACTGGGCCGGCTACGAGGTCGATCGCGAGTACTACTTTAATGACGCCGGTCGGCAGATGCGCGTCCTGGCGCAGTCGGTCCGCGCCCGCTACGAAGAGGTCGCCGGCGATGTCGACATGAAGACGCTGGACCTGGGCGACGGCGAAACGGCGGACGTGCCGGTGAGCTTTCCCGACGACGGCTACCTCGGCGAGTACATCAAGAACGTTGCGGAGGCGCTGTACGAGGAGCACGGCGACGCGCTTCTCGACGAGGAAAGCCTCGACCCGTTCCAGGCCAAGGCGGAGGAGATTATCTTCGCCGATATCGAGTCGACACTGGAACGCATCAACGTCCACATGGAGACGTTCTTCAATGAGAAGAAGCTCTACGAGGACGACAGGGTCGAGAAAACGGTCGATGCCCTCAAGGACGCCGGCGTCACGTACGAGAAGGACGACGCCCTCTGGTTTAAGACGACCGACTTTGGCAAAGACAAGGACACGGTCCTGATCAAAAGCAGCGGCGAGCCCACCTACCGGACGCCCGACATGGCGTACCACGTGGACAAGTTCGAGCGCGGCTACGACGTCATCATCGACGTGCTCGGTGCCGACCACATCGCGACCTATCCCGACGTCTTGAGCGCTCTCGATGTCCTTGGCTACGACAGCAAAAAGGTCGAGATCATCCTCTACCAGTTCGTCACGCTCGTCCGCGGCGGTGAACCGGTGAAGATGAGCACGCGGCGCGCCAACTACGTCACCCTCGACGACCTGATCGACGAGGTCGGTGCCGACGTGACGCGCTTTTTCTTCCTCATGCGCTCCGCCGACACGCATCTCAACTTTGACCTTGAGCTCGCCAAGGAGGCCAGCGACAAAAATCCGGTCTTCTACCTGCAGTACGCCCACGCGCGCATCTGCTCGATCGTCGACAAGGCAGAAGACGTCGGCTTCACCTTCGAGGACGAGGTCGACCTCTCGCTCCTCACGCACGAGGACGAAACCTCACTCATCAAGGAGCTGCTCCGCTTCCCGACCGTCATTGACCAGGCCGCGAAAGCCCGTGCCCCGCACTTCATCCCGACGTACCTCCGCGAGGTCGCGTCGGCGTTCTCCCAGTTCTACGGATCGTGCCGGATCATCGGCGAAGACAAGGAGCTCGCCACCGCCCGAATGAATCTCGCTCGCGCCACGCAAACGGTCATCCACAACGGACTCACCGTTCTCGGCATCGACGCCCCGCGTGAAATGTAG
- a CDS encoding chorismate mutase yields MSSSSTPLRDIRSRIDQLDRAIVELLAERQSAVDDIADIKEQKNDNVRDPDRESQLMDRLRGIARDHDVSPDLVEDLFGSIIAHSVDRQNDRRDDARPSRLRKVG; encoded by the coding sequence ATGTCTTCTTCAAGTACCCCGCTTCGTGACATCCGTTCGCGCATCGATCAGCTCGATCGAGCGATTGTCGAACTCTTGGCCGAGCGTCAGTCGGCCGTCGATGACATCGCCGACATCAAGGAGCAAAAAAACGACAATGTCCGTGACCCCGACCGCGAATCACAGCTGATGGATCGCCTCCGTGGGATCGCCCGCGACCACGACGTCTCTCCCGACCTCGTCGAGGACCTCTTCGGCTCAATCATCGCGCACAGCGTTGATCGACAAAACGACCGCCGAGACGACGCCCGGCCGTCTCGGCTCCGGAAGGTCGGGTGA
- the rodA gene encoding rod shape-determining protein RodA has protein sequence MKRSWYNTLDVGTLLTWLALVGVGLTAIYSTTHGPAAEQMAASVQSNFYRQFTWLAICSVGIGISLMLPVRFFRHAAFPIYATTILLLIAALVFGKEVNGAKSWLVLGPLRLQVSELAKVGTVLAVAQLLADRRGRLGSSVEYALKASGLILVPAILIVMQNDMGTALVFFGLVPIMLFWSGLPFTTILLMISPAVAGYLSLVYMPAAIAFSVLFTIGMGWYTGQRYIGAIAAAFTGGVAAISSIAISYVLQPHQVARLVSFTNPEAEEFRQGVGFHLVQSKAAIGSGGLWGKGFMQGTQTQGAYVPEQSTDFIFSVIGEEFGFVGSLVVLALFAILLLRLIKLGTDVKHPFGSIVAAGAVGVYLLHIFINIGMATGMLPVIGIPLPFLSYGGSALLANTAMLAIVLTIHMRRDDLSIYGY, from the coding sequence GTGAAGCGCTCCTGGTACAACACGCTCGATGTCGGCACCCTGCTGACGTGGCTCGCCCTCGTCGGCGTCGGGCTGACGGCGATCTACAGCACGACGCACGGTCCGGCGGCCGAGCAGATGGCGGCGAGCGTTCAGTCGAATTTCTACCGGCAGTTTACCTGGCTGGCGATCTGCTCCGTCGGGATCGGCATCTCATTGATGCTCCCGGTCCGCTTCTTCCGGCACGCCGCGTTCCCAATTTACGCGACGACGATTCTGTTGCTCATCGCAGCGCTCGTGTTCGGAAAGGAAGTCAACGGGGCGAAATCCTGGCTTGTGCTCGGTCCCCTGCGACTGCAGGTGTCCGAGCTGGCGAAGGTGGGGACGGTCCTTGCCGTTGCTCAGCTACTGGCTGACCGCCGGGGGCGTCTTGGAAGCAGCGTCGAGTACGCGCTAAAGGCCAGCGGCCTTATCCTGGTGCCAGCGATCCTGATCGTGATGCAAAACGACATGGGAACGGCGCTGGTGTTCTTCGGGCTCGTGCCCATCATGCTGTTCTGGAGCGGGCTCCCGTTCACGACCATCCTCCTCATGATCTCGCCAGCCGTAGCGGGCTACCTCTCGCTGGTGTACATGCCAGCCGCGATCGCCTTCTCCGTCCTCTTCACAATCGGCATGGGATGGTACACGGGTCAGCGCTACATCGGCGCCATCGCTGCCGCGTTCACGGGCGGGGTAGCAGCCATATCGTCCATCGCCATCTCGTACGTGCTGCAACCCCACCAGGTCGCCCGTCTCGTGTCGTTTACGAACCCGGAGGCCGAAGAATTCCGGCAGGGCGTCGGCTTTCACCTGGTTCAGTCCAAGGCGGCCATTGGCTCTGGCGGACTCTGGGGCAAAGGCTTTATGCAGGGTACACAGACGCAGGGCGCATACGTCCCGGAGCAGTCGACCGACTTCATCTTTAGCGTGATCGGCGAGGAATTTGGCTTTGTGGGCTCCCTGGTGGTACTTGCCCTCTTCGCCATCCTACTTCTGCGCCTGATCAAGCTGGGCACCGACGTCAAACATCCCTTCGGCTCCATCGTGGCCGCGGGGGCCGTCGGCGTTTACCTCTTGCACATCTTTATCAACATCGGAATGGCGACGGGCATGCTCCCGGTCATCGGCATCCCGCTCCCCTTCCTCTCGTACGGCGGCTCTGCACTCCTCGCCAACACCGCCATGCTGGCAATCGTGCTGACGATCCACATGCGCCGCGACGACCTGTCGATCTACGGCTATTGA
- the mrdA gene encoding penicillin-binding protein 2 — MDEFRNRVRVYAGVVVVILAILCIRLIQLQVVSAEAYWGASQSNAVREQRVQPARGAIYDRSGTLLVDNQPSYTIMITPRFFEDDNVPLLADLLSVPDTTVQRKLTEARDWSLFQPSRSFREVSFDTFSRVQEHLYELPGVTYEIEQRRRYHTEAHATHALGYVREIDGRALGKMRDDGYRQGDRIGKTGLESYYEKRLRGEQGSEFMLVDVRGREVKAYRDGREDRAPTSGYDLHLALDHKVQALAESLFVGKRGAAVALDPDNGEIISFVSHPDFDPGIFSRSVSGAEWDSIRTAPADPLYNRATMSGFPPGSTWKPLMSLMALQEGVITANQRVNCPPGYRVGSRVFHNHGYKDEGWINVKKALEVSCNTFYYHLMMETDVNTWSRYARMFEFGQRIPLDVADQSGGLIPDSTYFNETYGRWTAGYTVNLGIGQGDMSVTPMQLARYVAAIANGGTLHVPHFVHELQHPETGEVVQPDIPKPSTVPIDSAHFATVREGMRRVMENGTGQWVQVPGVTSGGKTGTAQNPHGEDHSLFIMFAPFDDPEIAIAVAVENAGYGGSAAAPIASLMAEQYLNGKIDLDIWQRRYWIKRLMEEVRSAPPKGFGAPPDEEESESERVLNADAAPDTVEESRSRSTRSVRLEPIAPIRSTSTTDND, encoded by the coding sequence ATGGACGAGTTCCGGAACCGAGTTCGTGTGTATGCTGGCGTCGTCGTGGTTATCCTGGCGATTCTGTGCATTCGGCTCATCCAACTGCAGGTAGTCAGCGCCGAGGCCTACTGGGGAGCCTCGCAGAGTAATGCCGTTCGTGAGCAGCGCGTTCAGCCCGCTCGCGGCGCGATCTATGATCGTTCCGGGACGCTCCTGGTCGACAACCAGCCGAGCTACACGATCATGATCACGCCCCGCTTCTTCGAGGACGACAACGTCCCGCTCCTCGCCGACCTGCTCAGCGTGCCGGATACAACGGTTCAACGGAAGCTGACGGAAGCACGCGACTGGAGCCTATTTCAACCGAGTCGGTCGTTTCGGGAGGTCTCGTTCGACACGTTCAGTCGCGTGCAGGAGCATCTCTACGAGTTGCCTGGCGTGACGTACGAAATCGAACAGCGCCGCCGGTATCACACCGAGGCACATGCAACGCATGCGCTCGGATACGTTCGCGAAATTGATGGCCGCGCACTGGGGAAAATGCGCGACGACGGCTACCGCCAAGGAGATCGGATCGGCAAAACGGGTCTCGAGAGCTACTACGAAAAACGGCTACGAGGCGAGCAGGGCAGTGAATTCATGCTGGTCGACGTGCGCGGGCGCGAAGTGAAGGCCTATCGCGACGGTCGGGAAGATCGTGCCCCTACCAGTGGCTATGATCTTCACCTGGCCCTCGATCACAAGGTCCAGGCGCTGGCAGAATCGCTCTTCGTCGGCAAACGCGGCGCCGCCGTGGCACTCGACCCGGACAATGGAGAAATCATCTCGTTTGTTAGCCACCCCGACTTCGACCCCGGTATCTTCTCCCGGTCGGTCAGCGGCGCGGAATGGGACAGCATCCGGACCGCCCCCGCGGACCCGCTCTACAATCGCGCAACGATGAGTGGCTTCCCCCCGGGTTCGACGTGGAAGCCGCTGATGTCGCTGATGGCGCTTCAAGAAGGAGTGATCACGGCGAACCAGCGCGTCAATTGTCCGCCGGGATATCGCGTCGGCAGCCGCGTTTTTCATAACCACGGCTACAAGGACGAGGGCTGGATCAACGTCAAGAAGGCGCTGGAGGTCTCCTGTAACACGTTTTACTACCATCTCATGATGGAAACCGACGTGAACACATGGAGCCGTTACGCACGGATGTTCGAGTTCGGACAGCGAATTCCGCTGGACGTCGCGGATCAGAGTGGTGGCCTCATCCCAGACTCCACGTACTTCAACGAAACCTATGGACGCTGGACGGCCGGCTACACCGTGAACCTGGGCATCGGTCAGGGCGACATGTCAGTAACGCCCATGCAGCTCGCGCGGTATGTCGCAGCAATAGCGAACGGAGGCACACTCCACGTTCCCCATTTCGTCCACGAGCTCCAGCACCCGGAGACCGGCGAAGTCGTCCAACCGGACATCCCCAAGCCGAGCACCGTCCCGATCGACAGCGCGCACTTTGCGACCGTCCGAGAAGGAATGCGTCGGGTCATGGAAAATGGCACCGGGCAATGGGTCCAAGTTCCAGGCGTCACGAGCGGAGGCAAGACCGGTACCGCGCAAAATCCGCACGGTGAAGACCACTCGCTCTTCATCATGTTCGCGCCATTCGACGACCCGGAAATCGCTATTGCCGTCGCCGTGGAGAACGCTGGCTACGGGGGAAGCGCCGCCGCCCCAATAGCGAGCCTGATGGCCGAGCAATACCTCAACGGTAAGATCGATCTCGACATCTGGCAGCGACGCTACTGGATCAAGCGCCTGATGGAAGAGGTCCGCTCCGCACCACCGAAAGGATTTGGCGCTCCGCCCGACGAGGAAGAATCAGAATCCGAACGGGTACTCAATGCAGACGCTGCGCCAGATACCGTCGAGGAATCGCGCAGCCGCTCCACCCGCTCCGTTCGCCTCGAGCCGATTGCTCCGATCCGTAGCACGTCGACCACGGACAACGACTAG
- a CDS encoding PD40 domain-containing protein → MRRSTFLPAVLLTLLTLLWSVTPAEAQYFGRNKVQYDDFDFKTIQTDNFEIYFYPEERVAVEDAARMAERWYRRHSRTFLREFNERKPLIFYANDADFQQTNVIQGQLGQGTGGVTESLKERVVMPFTGSYKETDHVLGHELVHSFQYDIALRGDTPGFSLRRLPLWLVEGMAEYLSVGRNDPHTAMWLRDAALRDDLPTVEQMTRDMASYFPYRYGQAYSAYIGGKYGDAAVTNLFKLSGRVGVDSAFVYALNISADSLSQEWKQSVRDTYLPGTEGRTPVDSIGRAVIGTPGDKRELNISPAVSPDGRYVAFISRRDIFNTNLYVADSETGQIISELESTKSNPHFDALRFINSAGAWSPDGRRFAFVTFVEGDNEINTFDVESGEVTERIAVKGVGAIQNLAWSPDGRYVAFTGIDGGISDLYILDLNTRTVRQITNDRYADLQPAWSPDGTTLAFTTDRGPEGTNFQTLEFGKYRIGTVNVETREIETIRPFPSSMHHNPQYSPDGRSLYFIADRDGFKDIYRYSLADERSYRVTALQTGVSGITALSPAMSVASQSGRMMFSVYSNSGYTIVALEQDETEGIPITDADTSFAVAGANAGLLPPIQSADEGLVGNYLSDPNTGLPPPQNFEAAEASNRLRLDRIAPPTVGGGYSQGFGTQIYGGVGLFFSDMLGNQSLDVFLQANGTLKDIGGGAFYTNRENRLNWGMGAAHVPILYGGFGIVDVNDNGFRDVGEPFAQILQRIFQTQGGVSLSYPLSQTRRFEISATGVRYGFDIETFALTAGGREEIDPDLVLGAGEAPEQVYLGRVGLAYVGDFSNFGFTSPTQGGRYRVQVTPNFGSRQFVNVLVDYRRYFFFNPVTVAVRGLQSGNYGATSENLGSNDYDNLFVRETLGSPYQLGFVRGYSFSSFFDEESCRSGRVCRVERLYGTRLGLASAEVRLPLLGNDIFGLVNFPFVPTEFVVFTDAGVAWTNESLSFDNVRFSTSTVTEQGTVPARPVVSTGVAARMNLLGAAIFEVFYARTFQRDQDWNFGLVLRPGW, encoded by the coding sequence ATGCGCCGATCGACGTTTTTACCCGCTGTTCTACTGACTCTTCTGACGTTGCTTTGGAGCGTGACGCCTGCGGAGGCGCAGTACTTCGGTCGAAATAAAGTTCAGTACGACGATTTCGACTTCAAGACGATTCAGACAGACAATTTTGAGATTTACTTCTATCCGGAGGAGCGTGTCGCCGTCGAAGATGCCGCTCGGATGGCCGAACGCTGGTATCGGCGCCACTCGCGAACCTTCCTTCGTGAGTTTAATGAGCGGAAGCCGCTGATCTTCTACGCGAATGACGCGGATTTCCAGCAAACCAACGTCATCCAGGGGCAGCTAGGCCAGGGCACCGGCGGTGTGACCGAAAGTCTGAAAGAGCGTGTCGTGATGCCGTTCACGGGCAGCTACAAGGAGACGGATCACGTTCTCGGCCACGAGCTCGTGCACTCCTTCCAGTACGACATCGCACTTCGAGGAGATACGCCGGGCTTCTCCCTTCGTCGCCTGCCGCTCTGGCTGGTCGAGGGGATGGCGGAATACCTGTCGGTTGGGCGAAACGACCCGCACACGGCCATGTGGCTTCGCGATGCGGCGCTTCGCGATGACCTGCCGACCGTCGAGCAGATGACGCGCGATATGGCGAGCTATTTCCCCTACCGATACGGGCAAGCTTACTCTGCGTATATCGGGGGGAAGTACGGCGATGCCGCTGTCACCAACCTGTTCAAGCTGAGTGGCCGCGTCGGGGTTGACTCCGCGTTCGTCTACGCCCTCAACATTTCCGCCGACTCGCTCTCGCAGGAATGGAAGCAGTCCGTTCGGGATACGTACCTGCCTGGGACGGAGGGCCGGACGCCCGTCGACAGCATTGGCCGTGCCGTGATTGGCACACCGGGCGACAAGCGTGAACTAAATATTTCGCCGGCCGTGAGTCCGGATGGTCGGTACGTCGCGTTTATTTCGCGGCGCGACATCTTTAATACGAACCTCTATGTTGCTGACTCGGAGACGGGACAAATCATCTCGGAGCTCGAGTCGACCAAGTCGAATCCCCACTTCGACGCCCTGCGATTTATAAACTCCGCCGGGGCATGGTCTCCGGATGGGCGCCGGTTTGCCTTCGTGACCTTTGTTGAAGGTGACAACGAGATCAACACGTTCGACGTCGAGAGCGGGGAGGTCACCGAGAGAATTGCTGTGAAAGGCGTGGGGGCGATCCAGAACCTCGCCTGGTCTCCGGACGGACGGTACGTCGCGTTCACCGGAATCGACGGAGGGATCAGCGATCTCTATATTCTGGATCTCAATACGCGGACGGTTCGCCAGATTACCAACGACCGGTACGCGGACCTGCAACCCGCCTGGTCGCCGGATGGAACCACGCTCGCCTTCACGACGGATCGCGGTCCGGAGGGCACGAATTTTCAAACGCTCGAGTTCGGAAAGTACCGGATTGGAACGGTGAACGTGGAGACGCGAGAAATCGAGACGATTCGTCCGTTTCCGTCATCTATGCATCATAATCCGCAGTATTCGCCGGACGGGCGGAGTCTCTACTTTATCGCCGACAGGGACGGCTTCAAGGATATCTACCGGTACTCGCTTGCCGATGAGCGGTCTTACCGCGTAACGGCACTACAGACGGGTGTGAGTGGGATCACCGCGCTGTCGCCGGCCATGTCCGTGGCAAGTCAGAGTGGACGGATGATGTTTAGCGTCTACTCGAACAGCGGCTATACGATTGTAGCGCTGGAGCAGGATGAGACGGAAGGTATTCCGATTACGGATGCAGATACGTCGTTTGCTGTCGCCGGGGCGAACGCCGGACTTCTGCCCCCGATTCAGAGCGCGGATGAGGGGCTTGTGGGGAACTACCTCAGTGATCCCAACACGGGATTGCCGCCGCCTCAGAATTTCGAGGCCGCCGAGGCAAGCAATCGCTTGCGGCTCGACCGAATTGCTCCGCCGACAGTTGGAGGTGGATACTCTCAGGGCTTCGGTACGCAGATTTACGGTGGTGTCGGGCTCTTCTTCAGCGACATGCTGGGCAATCAGAGCCTTGATGTCTTCTTGCAAGCCAACGGTACGCTGAAAGACATCGGAGGCGGTGCGTTTTACACGAACCGAGAAAACCGGCTCAACTGGGGGATGGGGGCTGCTCACGTCCCGATCCTTTACGGTGGCTTCGGCATCGTGGATGTCAACGATAACGGATTTCGCGATGTGGGTGAGCCGTTCGCACAGATCCTGCAGCGTATTTTCCAGACACAGGGCGGAGTCAGCCTGAGCTACCCGCTCTCACAAACGCGTCGATTCGAGATTAGCGCGACCGGTGTTCGCTACGGCTTCGACATCGAAACCTTCGCACTGACAGCCGGCGGACGCGAAGAAATCGATCCCGATCTTGTTCTCGGCGCAGGAGAAGCACCGGAACAGGTGTATCTCGGGCGCGTCGGCCTCGCCTATGTCGGGGATTTCTCGAACTTCGGGTTCACCTCGCCGACGCAGGGCGGACGCTACCGCGTGCAGGTGACGCCGAATTTTGGCTCCCGACAGTTTGTGAACGTGCTGGTTGATTATCGGCGGTACTTCTTCTTCAACCCGGTAACCGTGGCCGTGCGCGGCTTGCAATCCGGCAACTACGGTGCGACGTCCGAAAATCTCGGTTCGAATGACTATGACAATCTCTTCGTTCGGGAAACCCTCGGATCGCCGTATCAACTCGGATTCGTTCGGGGCTACAGCTTCTCGTCGTTCTTCGATGAGGAGTCGTGTCGGTCAGGTCGGGTATGCCGGGTCGAGCGCCTGTACGGCACACGCCTCGGTCTCGCCAGCGCGGAGGTTCGCCTCCCGCTTCTTGGGAACGACATCTTTGGCCTGGTGAACTTTCCCTTCGTCCCGACGGAGTTTGTCGTGTTCACGGATGCCGGCGTGGCCTGGACAAACGAGAGTCTGAGCTTCGACAATGTTCGGTTCTCGACGTCGACCGTGACCGAGCAGGGAACGGTGCCGGCTCGCCCGGTTGTGAGTACCGGCGTGGCTGCGCGGATGAATCTCCTCGGGGCGGCTATCTTCGAGGTCTTCTACGCGCGTACATTTCAGCGCGATCAGGACTGGAACTTCGGGCTCGTGCTCCGTCCCGGATGGTAG
- a CDS encoding PhzF family phenazine biosynthesis protein: MSLFQVDAFTTTPFTGNPAAVYVAPEFPSVDWMQKLAAEMNLSETAFVVPVAPTAEPAAYALRWFTPTAEVDLCGHATLATAHVIWSESDDVNHGDGSGPGAITFDTASGTLTATQTDDGSIMLDFPADPPRPASTPDGLLDALGVTSPIFVGRSERDVVVHVTAPAIVDRCQPDMKALEAIDARGIIITAAAPDAMDDADFVSRFFGPAVGVPEDPVTGSAHCALAPYWAEQLGKERLVGRQVSARGGRVGVDVSVDERVTLTGEATTVFRGTLSDPARLEV; the protein is encoded by the coding sequence ATGTCTTTGTTTCAGGTCGACGCCTTTACGACAACGCCGTTCACGGGAAATCCCGCCGCGGTCTACGTTGCGCCCGAATTTCCGTCCGTCGACTGGATGCAGAAGCTCGCAGCGGAAATGAACCTGTCGGAAACCGCCTTCGTCGTTCCCGTCGCTCCAACGGCCGAGCCTGCGGCGTACGCCCTCCGGTGGTTCACGCCCACGGCCGAGGTTGACCTCTGCGGGCACGCCACACTCGCGACCGCGCACGTCATCTGGTCGGAATCGGACGACGTGAACCATGGCGACGGCTCCGGCCCAGGCGCGATCACGTTTGACACGGCGAGCGGAACGCTGACGGCGACGCAGACGGACGACGGCTCCATCATGCTGGACTTCCCCGCAGACCCGCCCCGTCCAGCCTCCACTCCAGACGGACTGCTCGACGCGCTCGGCGTCACGAGCCCGATCTTCGTCGGTCGGAGCGAGCGAGATGTCGTGGTTCACGTTACGGCCCCCGCAATCGTCGACCGCTGCCAGCCCGACATGAAGGCGCTGGAAGCAATCGACGCCCGCGGCATCATCATCACAGCAGCTGCGCCGGACGCGATGGACGATGCGGACTTCGTGTCGCGATTCTTCGGCCCGGCCGTTGGCGTGCCAGAGGATCCGGTCACGGGCAGCGCCCACTGTGCCCTCGCCCCTTACTGGGCGGAGCAACTCGGCAAAGAAAGGCTCGTCGGCCGACAGGTGTCTGCCCGAGGGGGACGGGTTGGCGTCGACGTATCCGTTGATGAGCGCGTGACACTGACGGGAGAGGCCACTACCGTCTTTCGCGGAACGCTATCCGACCCTGCCCGGCTGGAGGTCTAA
- a CDS encoding quinone-dependent dihydroorotate dehydrogenase, translated as MYKLFRPFLFRMDAERAHDVSLRMAKYAQSLTPGMVSSLFEFEDERLKQRLLGSTFSNPLGLAAGADKNAVLVDFWEAVGFGFVEVGSVTAQASKGNPQPRAFRVQEDGALINRMGLNNEGAAAVAKRLGETRSQRKRPLGVNIAKTHSPDIMGEAAVEDFRESFRLLAPQASYVALNVSCPNTREGKTFEDPEALDALLTVIMKEREAPERRVPVLIKVSPPNSPRIVFDSELEEMIAIAVEHGVDGFIATNTASDRSGLTAEETDLDQIGQGGMSGAPLHARSTQMVRYLYRATDGETPIIGVGGIRDAETAYNMICAGASLIQMYTGLVYEGPGLVKQIKQGLVERMKRDDHTNIGEAVGTRSQIGEAAQV; from the coding sequence ATGTACAAGCTCTTCCGTCCCTTCCTCTTCCGCATGGATGCGGAGCGTGCACACGACGTCAGCCTCCGCATGGCGAAGTACGCGCAGTCGCTCACGCCGGGCATGGTGTCGTCGCTGTTTGAGTTTGAGGACGAGCGGCTGAAGCAGCGTCTGCTGGGATCCACGTTCTCCAACCCGCTCGGGCTCGCAGCGGGCGCGGACAAGAACGCTGTTCTCGTCGACTTCTGGGAAGCGGTTGGCTTCGGGTTCGTCGAAGTCGGCTCGGTCACAGCACAGGCATCCAAAGGCAACCCGCAGCCTCGCGCCTTTCGTGTCCAGGAGGACGGCGCCCTCATCAATCGCATGGGGCTAAACAACGAGGGTGCAGCGGCCGTGGCGAAACGGCTCGGTGAGACGCGGTCTCAGAGAAAACGTCCGCTGGGTGTGAACATCGCCAAAACGCACTCCCCCGACATCATGGGCGAGGCGGCGGTAGAGGATTTCCGCGAGAGCTTTCGCCTGCTTGCACCGCAGGCGAGCTATGTTGCTTTGAATGTGTCGTGCCCGAACACACGCGAGGGCAAGACCTTCGAGGACCCCGAGGCGCTCGATGCACTTCTGACGGTGATCATGAAGGAGCGCGAGGCTCCAGAGCGCCGCGTTCCCGTTCTAATCAAGGTGAGCCCTCCCAATAGTCCACGAATCGTCTTTGACAGTGAGCTGGAGGAGATGATCGCTATCGCCGTCGAGCACGGCGTCGACGGATTCATTGCGACGAATACGGCGTCGGACCGCTCCGGCCTGACGGCAGAGGAGACCGATCTGGACCAGATCGGGCAGGGTGGGATGAGCGGCGCCCCGCTGCACGCCCGTTCGACTCAGATGGTCCGATACCTCTATCGTGCCACCGACGGTGAAACTCCAATTATCGGTGTTGGCGGCATCCGGGATGCGGAGACAGCATACAATATGATCTGCGCCGGCGCGTCCCTCATCCAGATGTACACGGGGCTGGTCTATGAAGGGCCGGGCCTCGTCAAACAAATCAAACAGGGACTCGTGGAGCGCATGAAACGAGACGACCACACGAATATCGGTGAAGCGGTCGGGACGCGATCCCAGATTGGCGAAGCCGCTCAGGTCTGA